A section of the Pectinophora gossypiella chromosome 11, ilPecGoss1.1, whole genome shotgun sequence genome encodes:
- the LOC126370877 gene encoding kynureninase-like, with translation MEEKHNKFEDGPSFPLVLDNNDELGHFRHRFHLKTDVIYLCGNSLGLASKDAEDAIYHAMEAWKTEGIGLFSLNDSKYFLYSKCIAKLMATLIGADTDEIAIMNNTTVNIHQSISTLYKPTKERYKILVDDVNFPTDKYAVDGQVRLKGLDPEDAVKIVKARGKFIHEQDIIDAMTDDVAIVFLPLVYYRTAQIMDMKTITKTANQRGIIVGWDFCHAVGAIPIDLKSVDVDFAIWCTYKYLNGGPGAPAGLYINRKHFDKLPGLPGWYGSKPQTQFLLHQNFDHQQNASGLQLGTPSIISMAGVEGSLRIFEEAGIENVRRKSLHITAYLMHLIETKLFHYGFGIGNLREDSKRGGHVCLEHDEGYRISLALKARSVVSDYRDPNVIRLTPTALYTSYVEVYKTVEILVDIMKNKSYEMFSVKRAIVV, from the coding sequence atggaGGAAAAGCATAATAAGTTTGAAGATGGACCTTCTTTTCCGTTAGTTCTGGATAACAACGACGAGTTAGGTCATTTCCGACACAGATTCCACTTGAAGACGGACGTCATATACTTATGCGGTAATTCTTTAGGTCTTGCATCAAAAGACGCAGAGGACGCAATCTATCACGCTATGGAGGCCTGGAAGACTGAAGGAATTGGACTCTTCTCTCTTAACGATAGTAAATATTTTCTGTACTCCAAATGTATAGCCAAACTTATGGCAACTCTTATTGGGGCTGATACTGATGAAATTGCCATCATGAATAATACAACTGTAAACATACATCAATCCATTAGCACGTTATACAAACCTACTAAAGAACGATACAAAATTCTAGTTGACGATGTGAACTTTCCCACTGATAAATATGCTGTGGACGGACAAGTGAGGCTCAAAGGTTTGGACCCAGAAGATGCAGTAAAAATCGTCAAAGCGCGGGGGAAATTTATTCACGAACAAGACATTATAGATGCAATGACTGACGATGTAGCTATTGTGTTCCTACCATTAGTTTATTATAGAACGGCACAAATAATGGATATGAAGACGATAACTAAAACAGCTAACCAGCGAGGTATAATTGTCGGGTGGGACTTCTGTCACGCAGTGGGCGCGATACCAATTGACCTAAAATCAGTAGACGTAGATTTTGCCATTTGGTGCacatataaatacttaaatggTGGGCCTGGTGCTCCAGCTGGCTTGTACATCAATAGGAAACATTTCGACAAATTGCCAGGATTACCTGGTTGGTACGGAAGCAAGCCCCAAACGCAATTTTTATTACATCAAAACTTCGACCATCAACAAAACGCAAGCGGTTTGCAATTGGGAACCCCGAGTATAATTTCAATGGCAGGTGTGGAAGGCTCCTTGCGGATTTTCGAAGAAGCTGGCATTGAGAACGTTAGAAGGAAATCTTTACACATTACTGCGTATTTGATGCATCTGATTGAAACGAAGCTTTTCCACTATGGGTTTGGTATTGGGAATTTGAGAGAAGATAGCAAAAGAGGTGGCCATGTTTGTTTGGAGCACGATGAAGGGTATAGAATCAGTCTAGCGTTGAAGGCTCGAAGTGTTGTATCGGATTATAGGGACCCGAATGTGATACGCCTCACTCCGACCGCATTGTACACCAGTTACGTGGAAGTTTATAAAACCGTGGAGATTCTAGTAGACATTATGAAGAATAAAAGTTACGAAATGTTTAGTGTTAAAAGGGCGATAGTTGTGTGA
- the LOC126370873 gene encoding cytochrome b-c1 complex subunit 2, mitochondrial-like, producing the protein MSKLLSRSSNLVLRNYAASKTIVPCRRQAECWPKPEYGPMEVHRSNFLNGMKLAAASPLGAPICACTIMFQVGSRHEIDDELGVTHFLRAGSIMSGAAYSRYIKTRVLHQCGGFLSCSSDRQTVSYTLRCPMPVFPELKCYLLDCGVRCLFPHYELDDIKRMVREDLDRRTSESHVMDLIQKACFAGPLSNSVYCAEGRIDSMTSETIQNFVETLFRTNICSVGSFGVPFEEALKVASHIDCGRTERPPYMCMSVSCPRGGYEFFDKGRGEMTYVALGVPGAGTCDTDCFLKHAILAATLGQPGSSPQPWLHIADQTPAPPMTTLAEGDPFVNIKAFNISYMDTGVWGFLIQSDAKKIRCLTLKVNEFFANLCQKISIRDIDIGKKRLKLGAMAYTDTCERMAENLALQNATCCPCDGPRHLARMIDAIPPEEIIQTAGVLSTKHCSGQLAVAVVGDVAAAPDDSEMCIF; encoded by the exons atgaGTAAACTTTTGTCAAGGTCGTCGAATTTGGTTTTAAGGAATTACGCTGCCTCAAAGACTATAGTTCCCTGCCGTCGTCAAGCCGAATGTTGGCCGAAGCCCGAATATGGCCCTATGGAGGTCCACCGATCAAATTTCTTGAACGGGATGAAATTAGCCGCTGCATCGCCTCTAGGTGCGCCGATTTGTGCATGCACCATCATGTTCCAG GTGGGTTCCCGTCATGAGATTGACGACGAGCTTGGAGTCACGCACTTCCTGCGCGCTGGCAGCATAATGAGCGGCGCCGCTTACTCCAGATACATTAAAACCAG GGTCCTCCATCAGTGCGGCGGCTTCCTGTCCTGCTCGTCTGACCGGCAGACGGTCAGCTACACTCTGCGTTGCCCTATGCCAGTGTTCCCGGAGCTCAAGTGCTACTTGCTGGATTGTGGAGTCAG ATGCCTGTTTCCACATTATGAGCTAGATGATATAAAGAGAATGGTGCGCGAAGATTTGGACCGTCGAACATCGGAAAGTCACGTAATGGACCTGATACAAAAGGCCTGTTTTGCCGGGCCGCTATCTAACTCCGTATATTGTGCTGAAGGAAGGATCGACAGTATGACGTCAGAGACAATTCAGAATTTTGTCGAGACCCTGTTCAGGACGAATATCTGCTCAGTTGGAAGTTTTGGTGTGCCCTTCGAAGAGGCTCTGAAAGTTGCTTCTCACATTGACTGCGGAAGAACG GAGCGGCCACCATACATGTGCATGTCAGTTTCGTGTCCTCGGGGTGGCTACGAGTTCTTCGACAAAGGTCGTGGGGAGATGACTTATGTGGCCCTCGGAGTCCCAGGAGCTGGCACTTGTGACACCGA TTGCTTCTTAAAGCACGCGATCCTGGCGGCAACTCTCGGGCAACCAGGGAGCAGCCCACAGCCGTGGCTGCACATCGCCGACCAGACGCCAGCGCCGCCCATGACCACTCTTGCGGAGGGAGACCCCTTCGTCAATATCAAGGCCTTCAACATATCCTACATGGATACTGGAGTTTGGG GTTTCCTTATACAATCAGATGCGAAGAAAATCAGATGTTTGACGCTAAAAGTTAACGAATTCTTCGCGAATCTGTGTCAGAAAATCTCTATTAGGGATATAGATATCGGCAAGAAGAGACTCA AGCTAGGCGCAATGGCATATACGGACACATGCGAGAGGATGGCGGAGAACTTAGCTCTGCAGAATGCGACTTGCTGCCCCTGCGACGGGCCGCGCCATCTTGCTAGAATGATCGACGCTATACCTCCTGAAGAGATCATACAGACAGCCGGTGTACTTTCCACTAAAC attgctCCGGTCAACTGGCAGTGGCAGTAGTAGGCGATGTCGCAGCAGCTCCAGACGACTCGGAAATGTGTATATTTTGA
- the LOC126370884 gene encoding uncharacterized protein LOC126370884 produces the protein MMNSFHNTVKYLRLVNLKSAINVAKECKPNYIHNVPKEKFDFVSKAKTMYFSPRSIDVEISDKVPEGRIKQNPVPYIPIVNPRSILPLIEDWRKDEIGLPSARNEEIQAARLIVIRRKKMKKHQRRKLWKRMRYRWARVKQRRRQVKEKIFQNGLLAMIKEANEFSAEAYVTGKIQKANHTPLPTRWRHKRLPQFIIRQLLGLDKKINYKHSDVYKA, from the exons atgaTGAACTCTTTTCATAACACTGTAAAAT ATTTACGATTGGTAAACCTCAAATCCGCTATTAATGTGGCAAAGGAGTGCAAGCCGAACTATATTCATAATGTTCCGAAGGAGAAATTCGATTTTGTGTCTAAGGCAAAGACTATGTATTTTAGTCCACGATCTATAGACGTAGAGATATCAGACAAAGTTCCTGAAGGCAGAATCAAGCAGAACCCAGTGCCCTACATCCCTATTGTAAATCCCAGGAGTATTCTGCCTCTGATTGAGGATTGGAGGAAGGATGAGATAGGCCTGCCGTCGGCGAGGAATGAAGAGATCCAGGCTGCTCGTCTGATAGTCATCAGGAGGAAGAAAATGAAGAAACATCAGCGCAGGAAGCTGTGGAAGCGAATGAGGTATCGTTGGGCCAGG GTAAAGCAGCGCCGTCGTCAAGTTAAAGAGAAGATCTTCCAGAATGGTCTTCTAGCAATGATTAAGGAAGCGAATGAGTTCTCAGCGGAGGCTTACGTCACAGGCAAGATACAGAAGGCCAACCATACTCCGTTACCAACCCGCTGGAGACACAAACGTCTGCCGCAGTTCATCATCAGACAACTCCTAGGGCTAGACAAGAAGATCAATTATAAACATAGTGATGTGTATAAAGCTTGA